TCTGAGGAAAAGTTGACAGCTGTCAACTCTGGTTGGAAGGGGCCGGTCGGGATGAAAGTTGACAGCTGTCAACTGCAAGCCCGCGCACGAAAATGGTTTGCTCCATCACGCCGGATGTATTCTATCTTATGATTTCATACCCACGCCGCCGTTTCGCATTCAGCGTTAGTTCCGCGAACCCAGTTGCCTCGGCTTCGGTTTCGTACCAGCGGGTCAGGCTTTGTCCACGCGTGCCGATGCGGCCCCATTCCCGTGTCAGGTGAACGCCGCCGAAGAGATCGGCGGAAAGCTCCAGCCGGTAGAAGCGGCGCATATTCTGCACCGGGTCAATGCGGGTCAGCACGGTCGGGGGGGACGAGGTCGGTCATGGTGCGCTCCACAGCCGGAAACGGCGGGCGCCGGTCACTTCCCGGATCAGGCCCATGGCGAGTAGCCGGGCGAGGATACGCTCGGCGGTGATGCGGGACACGCCGATTTCCTGTTCGACCATTTCGGTGGTCATCAGCGGATGGGCGCGCAGCACCGCGATCACGCGGGCCGGGGTGGGGCCTTTCATCCGTGCCA
The sequence above is a segment of the Paracoccus sp. SCSIO 75233 genome. Coding sequences within it:
- a CDS encoding WGR domain-containing protein produces the protein MLTRIDPVQNMRRFYRLELSADLFGGVHLTREWGRIGTRGQSLTRWYETEAEATGFAELTLNAKRRRGYEIIR